A stretch of Aythya fuligula isolate bAytFul2 chromosome 1, bAytFul2.pri, whole genome shotgun sequence DNA encodes these proteins:
- the TCF20 gene encoding transcription factor 20 isoform X1 — translation MQSFREQSSYHGNQQSYPQDVHGSSRLEEFSPRQQAQMFQSFGGGAGSGRRGAAGASTAMPGESSGHQSYQGFRKEAGEFYYMAANKDPVASGGQQPPQRRPSGPVQSYGPPQGSSFGSQYGGEGHVGQFQTQHSSLGGVSHYQQDYTGPFSPGSAQYQQQASSQQQQVQQLRQQIYQSHQPLPQASSQSASSTSHLQPMQRPSTLPSSASGYQLRVGQFGQHYQPPSSSSSSSFPSPQRFGQSGQNYDGSYSVNSGSQYEGHAVGSNAQAYGSQSNYSFQTQPMKGFEQSKLPQGGQQGQQQQHPPQHVMQYSNAASKLSLQSQVGQYSQTEVPVRSPMQFHQNFSPISNPSPAASVVQSPSCSSTPSPLMPGGENLQCGQGNMSMGSRNRILQMMPQLSPTPSMMPSPNAHAGGFKGFGLEGLQEKRLTDPGLSSLSALSSQVANLPNTVQHMLLSDALAPQKKSSKRSSSSKKADSCTNSEGSSQAEEQLKSPLAESLDGGCSSSSEDHGERVRQLSGQSTSSDTTYKGGNLERSNSSPAQGSQNEPSKLSSSPAAREDVASPDGKEAVVAVENAPKVNEKAVGVIVSREAMAGRVEKSGGQEKPAQDDASAATQAPASASGGTKESGHAGPQPEAQGGSKGSKSGDNTNHNGEGNSQPGHAAVGSNFPARTEPSKSPGSLRYSYKDNIAAGIQRNIGGFPQYPSGQEKGDFPGHSERKGRNEKFPSLLQEVLQGYHHHPDRRYSRNAQEHSGMAGSLEGAMRPNILISQTNELANRGLLNKSMGSLLEGPHWGPWDRKSSSAAPDMKQINLADYPLARKFEVESQSSAHEGGALSERRSVICDISPLRQLVRDPGPHPMGHMGPEARSGRSERLAPGLSQSVILPGGLVSMETKMKAHSGQIKEEDFEQSKSSASLNNKKTGDHCHPAGIKHEAFRGNASPGAAVSDSAADYIPQQEGRATQMRRAPGRTGSSRGKSPSQYHDLADKLKMSPGRSRGPGADLHHMNPHMTLSERVNRASLHSAYPQNSEGSSLAAAYHANARPHAFGDPNQGLNSQYHYKRQIYQQQQEEYKDWASSAAQGVIAAAQHRQEGARKSPRQQQFLDRVRSPLKNDKDGMMYLQGSSYHDAGSQEPGRCVMGSDSTQSKCADLKHGNQKLQHESGWDLSRQTSPAKSSGPLGAANQKRFCPQDSDGHRREESSDLPKPSNAMLRLPGQEDQSPQNPLIMRRRVRSFISPIPTKRQPQDLKNSGSEDRGRMMTSSKEGADKTYNSYAHSSQSQDVGKPVGKGESFKDLPSPDSRNCPAVSLTSPAKTKILPPRKGRGLKLEAIVQKITSPNIRRSVSTNSAESGADAVTLDDILSLKSGPEGGSVAGHGPEAEKRKGEMLSDQVGSASQDTASEIALPRSSEEWQGNEDDKTKKETPETASGSKEGAGSGAAAPPSQKSGGQGRSDGSVSGAGALAFPDSKTIPPSGAFASEPNPKAEEKDGDVTNISPKPDGFPPKGYFPSGKKKGRPIGSVNKQKKQQQQQQQQQQQQQQQQLPPPPPPPPAPPQPAEGAGGGEPKPKRQRRERRKPAAQPRKRKPRRAAPIVEPQEPEIKLKYATQSVDKTDSKNKSFFPYIHVVNKCELGAVCTIINAEEEEQNKLVRGRKGQRSSTPPPSNVESKVLPTSTFMLQGPVVTESSVLGHLVCCLCGKWASYRNMGDLFGPFYPQDYAATLPKNPPPKRATEMQSKVKVRHKSASNGSKTDTEEEEEQQQQKEQRSLAAHPRFKRRHRSEDCGGASRSLSRGASCKKATTEGGSGGEKTPLDSKPSMPTSEGGTELELQIPELPLDSNEFWVHEGCILWANGIYLVCGRLYGLQEAVEIAREMKCSHCQEPGATLGCYNKGCSFRYHYPCAIDADCLLNEENFSVRCPKHKPLLPCSLPSLQNKMVKGSLSTEQSERG, via the coding sequence ATGCAGTCCTTTCGGGAGCAAAGTAGTTACCACGGAAACCAGCAGAGCTACCCGCAGGACGTGCACGGTTCCTCCCGCCTGGAAGAGTTCAGCCCCCGCCAGCAGGCCCAGATGTTCCAGAGCTTCGGAGGAGGCGCCGGCAGTGGACGTcgtggagcagcaggagcctcGACAGCGATGCCTGGTGAGAGCTCCGGCCACCAGAGCTACCAAggtttcagaaaagaagcaggAGAGTTTTACTACATGGCTGCCAACAAAGATCCGGTGGCGtcaggagggcagcagccaccccagcGCCGGCCTTCTGGGCCGGTGCAGAGCTACGGGCCCCCCCAGGGGAGCAGCTTCGGGAGTCAGTACGGGGGCGAGGGACACGTGGGCCAGTTCCAGACACAGCATTCGAGCCTGGGGGGCGTATCCCACTATCAGCAGGACTACACGGGTCCTTTCTCTCCGGGCAGCGCCCAGTATCAGCAGCAGGCTtccagtcagcagcagcaggtgcagcaGCTGAGGCAGCAGATCTACCAGTCTCATCAGCCCTTGCCCCAGGCCTCCAGCCAGTCTGCCTCTAGCACCTCGCACCTGCAGCCGATGCAGCGTCCGTCTaccctgccttcctctgcttctggcTACCAGTTACGGGTGGGTCAGTTCGGCCAACACTACCAGCCGCcttcgtcctcctcctcctcctctttcccctccccgCAGCGTTTCGGCCAGTCGGGACAGAATTACGATGGGAGCTACAGCGTGAACTCCGGGTCGCAGTACGAGGGCCACGCCGTGGGCTCCAACGCGCAGGCATACGGGAGCCAGTCCAACTACAGCTTTCAGACTCAACCCATGAAAGGCTTCGAGCAGTCTAAGCTGCCCCAGGgcgggcagcaggggcagcagcagcagcacccgcCTCAGCACGTGATGCAGTACTCAAACGCTGCCTCCAAGCTCTCTCTCCAAAGCCAGGTGGGGCAGTACAGCCAAACCGAAGTTCCTGTAAGGTCACCCATGCAGTTCCACCAGAACTTCAGTCCGATCTCGAACCCGTCTCCTGCTGCGTCAGTGGTTCAGTCCCCGAGCTGCAGCTCCACCCCTTCTCCTCTCATGCCGGGTGGAGAAAATCTCCAGTGCGGGCAAGGCAACATGTCCATGGGCTCCAGAAACCGAATCCTGCAGATGATGCCTCAGCTGAGTCCTACGCCATCCATGATGCCGAGCCCCAACGCTCACGCAGGGGGATTCAaggggtttgggctggaaggacTGCAGGAAAAAAGGCTCACAGATCCCGGGCTGAGCAGCCTGAGTGCTCTGAGTTCTCAAGTGGCCAACCTGCCCAACACTGTCCAGCACATGTTGCTTTCGGATGCCTTGGCgcctcagaaaaaaagttccaaAAGGTCATCCTCTTCAAAGAAGGCCGATAGCTGCACAAACTCGGAGGGCTCCTcccaggcagaggagcagctcaAGTCTCCCCTGGCAGAGTCCCTCGATGGGGGCTGTTCCAGCAGTTCTGAGGACCACGGGGAAAGGGTGAGACAGCTGAGTGGGCAGAGCACGAGCTCAGACACCACCTACAAAGGGGGGAACTTAGAGAGATCCAACTCCTCACCAGCACAAGGCTCTCAGAACGAGCCATCAAaactcagcagcagccctgcagctagGGAAGACGTGGCCTCCCCTGATGGGAAGGAAGCCGTAGTGGCAGTGGAAAACGCCCCCAAAGTGAATGAAAAGGCAGTTGGAGTGATTGTCTCCCGGGAAGCCATGGCAGGGAGAGTAGAAAAGTCAGGTGGGCAAGAGAAACCTGCGCAAGATGATGCTTCTGCAGCCACGCAGGCTCCAGCTAGCGCTAGCGGTGGTACAAAGGAGTCTGGGCACGCAGGGCCACAGCCAGAAGCTCAAGGAGGAAGCAAAGGGAGCAAAAGTGGAGATAACACTAACCACAATGGAGAGGGGAACAGCCAGCCTGGCCACGCAGCTGTCGGGTCAAACTTTCCTGCCAGAACAGAACCTTCCAAATCTCCTGGCAGTTTGAGGTACAGTTACAAGGATAACATAGCGGCAGGCATACAGAGGAATATCGGCGGCTTTCCGCAGTATCCTTCTGGCCAAGAAAAGGGGGATTTTCCCGGGCACAGTGAGCGCAAGGGCCGGAATGAGAAGtttcccagcctcctgcaggaggTCCTACAGGGTTACCACCATCATCCGGACAGGAGGTATTCTAGGAACGCACAAGAACATTCGGGGATGGCCGGGAGTTTGGAGGGAGCCATGAGGCCCAATATCTTAATTAGTCAAACCAATGAATTGGCCAACAGAGGCCTCTTAAACAAGAGCATGGGGTCTCTCCTGGAAGGCCCTCACTGGGGTCCCTGGGATAGGAAGTCCAGCAGCGCAGCTCCTGACATGAAACAGATAAATCTAGCTGATTACCCTCTTGCTAGGAAGTTTGAGGTGGAGTCTCAGTCCTCTGCCCACGAAGGGGGAGCGCTCTCGGAGCGGAGATCAGTGATCTGTGACATATCTCCATTAAGGCAGCTTGTCAGGGATCCCGGTCCTCACCCCATGGGGCACATGGGTCCCGAGGCCAGAAGTGGAAGGAGCGAACGTCTTGCCCCCGGCCTAAGCCAGTCAGTAATACTCCCCGGTGGCTTAGTAtccatggaaacaaaaatgaaagctcACAGTGggcaaataaaagaagaagattTTGAACAGTCAAAGAGCTCAGCTAgtcttaataataaaaagacaggAGACCATTGTCATCCTGCTGGCATCAAGCACGAGGCTTTCCGAGGCAATGCTAGCCCTGGAGCTGCGGTGTCCGACTCCGCTGCAGACTACATTCctcagcaggagggcagggcgACGCAGATGAGGCGGGCACCCGGCAGgactgggagcagcagggggaaGTCACCTTCTCAATATCACGATCTTGCCGATAAGCTGAAAATGTCACCGGGCAGAAGCAGGGGCCCGGGAGCGGATCTGCACCACATGAACCCCCACATGACGCTGTCTGAAAGAGTGAACAGGGCTTCCTTGCACTCTGCTTACCCTCAGAATTCAGAAGGCTCGTCTCTGGCCGCAGCGTATCACGCAAATGCCAGGCCTCACGCTTTCGGCGACCCGAACCAGGGCTTAAATTCCCAGTATCATTACAAGAGACAGATATACCAGCAACAGCAAGAAGAATACAAAGATTGGGCGAGCAGCGCTGCTCAGGGTGTGATTGCTGCGgctcagcacaggcaggagggaGCGAGGAAGAGCCCCAGACAACAGCAGTTTCTGGACAGGGTGAGGAGTCCCTTGAAAAACGACAAGGACGGAATGATGTACCTTCAGGGCAGCTCTTACCACGATGCTGGAAGCCAGGAGCCTGGGCGCTGCGTTATGGGGAGTGACAGTACTCAGAGCAAGTGCGCTGACCTGAAGCACGGTAACCAGAAGCTGCAACATGAGTCTGGGTGGGACCTCTCTCGGCAAACTTCTCCTGCCAAAAGCAGCGGCCCCCTCGGAGCAGCCAACCAAAAAAGGTTTTGCCCTCAAGACAGCGATGGGCATAGGCGAGAGGAATCTTCAGATTTGCCCAAGCCTAGTAATGCCATGCTCAGGCTCCCCGGCCAGGAAGACCAGTCTCCTCAAAATCCCTTAATTATGAGGAGGAGAGTCCGTTCCTTCATCTCGCCTATCCCTACCAAACGACAGCCACAGGATCTGAAGAACAGTGGCAGTGAAGACAGAGGGCGGATGATGACTTCGTCCAAAGAAGGAGCTGATAAAACCTACAATTCCTATGCCCACTCATCTCAAAGCCAAGATGTTGGCAAGCCAGTTGGAAAGGGAGAGTCCTTCAAGGACCTGCCGAGCCCTGATAGCAGGAATTGCCCTGCTGTTTCCCTCACAAGCCCGGCGAAGACCAAAATACTGCCCCCAAGAAAGGGGCGAGGATTAAAACTGGAAGCTATCGTTCAGAAAATCACGTCTCCCAACATTAGGAGAAGCGTTTCCACCAACAGCGCTGAGAGCGGGGCAGACGCCGTCACTCTGGACGACATCCTGTCCCTGAAGAGCGGGCCTGAAGGAGGGAGCGTGGCAGGACACGGGCCAGAGGCcgagaagagaaaaggagagatgCTCTCGGATCAAGTGGGCTCAGCGAGCCAGGATACCGCGAGCGAAATAGCTCTCCCACGGTCCTCAGAAGAGTGGCAAGGCAACGAGGATGATAAAACCAAGAAGGAGACCCCCGAAACTGCCAGTGGTAGTAAAGAGGGAGCAGGGTCCGGGGCGGCAGCGCCACCGTCTCAGAAGTCAGGCGGTCAGGGAAGGTCGGATGGATCTGTGAGCGGAGCTGGGGCTCTGGCCTTCCCGGACTCAAAAACAATCCCCCCTTCCGGCGCGTTCGCTTCTGAACCAAACCCAAAGGCTGAGGAAAAAGACGGAGACGTGACAAACATTTCGCCCAAGCCAGACGGCTTCCCTCCAAAGGGATATTTCCCCTCcggaaagaaaaaggggaggCCGATCGGGAGCGTGAAcaagcagaagaagcagcagcaacagcagcagcagcaacaacagcagcagcagcagcaacaactgccgccgcccccgccgcccccccctgCGCCCCCGCAGCCCGCAGAAGGGGCCGGTGGTGGCGAGCCAAAACCCaagaggcagaggagggagaggcGAAAACCCGCAGCGCAGCCGCGCAAGCGGAAGCCCAGGCGGGCTGCTCCCATCGTGGAGCCTCAAGAACCGGAGATCAAGCTTAAATACGCCACGCAGTCTGTAGATAAAACCGACTCCAAGAATAAGTCCTTTTTCCCTTACATCCACGTGGTGAACAAGTGTGAGTTAGGCGCTGTGTGCACAATCATTAACgcggaggaagaggagcagaacaAACTGGTGAGAGGCCGGAAAGGACAGAGGTCTTCGACGCCCCCTCCCAGCAACGTGGAGAGCAAAGTGCTGCCCACCTCCACGTTCATGCTGCAGGGCCCTGTAGTGACAGAGTCTTCTGTCCTGGGGCACCTGGTGTGCTGCCTGTGTGGCAAATGGGCCAGCTACCGTAACATGGGCGACCTCTTTGGTCCTTTCTACCCCCAGGATTACGCGGCCACCTTGCCCAAGAACCCGCCTCCAAAGAGGGccacagaaatgcagagcaaGGTCAAGGTACGGCACAAAAGCGCTTCTAATGGTTCCAAGACGGacacggaggaggaggaggaacagcaacaacagaaggaacaaagaagccTCGCTGCTCATCCCCGCTTTAAGAGGCGGCACCGCTCTGAGGACTGTGGCGGAGCCTCTCGGTCACTTTCAAGGGGAGCTTCTTGTAAAAAAGCAACCACTGAGGGTGGCAGTGGTGGTGAAAAGACTCCTTTGGACTCAAAACCCTCTATGCCCACTTCAGAAGGTGGCACTGAGCTGGAGTTACAAATTCCTGAACTACCTCTTGACAGCAATGAATTTTGGGTCCATGAGGGTTGTATTCTCTGGGCCAATGGGATCTACCTGGTCTGTGGCAGGCTCTATGGGCTGCAGGAAGCTGTGGAGATTGCGAGAGAGATG